A single window of Eucalyptus grandis isolate ANBG69807.140 chromosome 1, ASM1654582v1, whole genome shotgun sequence DNA harbors:
- the LOC104441684 gene encoding HVA22-like protein f isoform X2 gives MGIIGVVARRLDAFIGPGVMLVFPLYASMRAIESPNNVDDQQWLTYWVLYSFITLFELSFYQILAWLPFWPYLKLLFCMWLVLPIFNGAAYIYQNFVRKYVKIGNQVSSSYSESQKKILLMMSLDARKSVERYIEKYGPDAFDRVIKAAEKEAKRQREMRP, from the exons ATGGGTATCATTGGAGTTGTCGCCAGACGCTTGGACGCATTCATCGG GCCTGGAGTGATGCTTGTTTTTCCACT GTATGCATCCATGAGAGCGATTGAAAGCCCTAACAACGTAGATGATCAGCAGTGGCTGACCTACTGGGTCTTATACTCCTTCATAACGCTATTCGAGCTATCATTTTATCAAATTCTAGCTTG GCTACCCTTCTGGCCGTACTTGAAGCTTTTGTTCTGCATGTGGCTGGTGTTGCCAATCTTCAATGGAGCTGCATATATTTACCAGAATTTCGTGAGGAAGTATGTGAAGATTGGAAATCAGGTGAGCTCAAGTTATTCGGAAAGCCAAAAGAAGATCCTTCTTATGATGAGCCTCGATGCAAGAAAATCCGTCGAGCGGTACATTGAAAAATATGGACCCGATGCTTTTGATCGAGTCATCAAAGCg GCCGAGAAGGAAGCGAAGAGGCAGAGGGAGATGAGACCTTAG
- the LOC104441684 gene encoding HVA22-like protein f isoform X1 → MGIIGVVARRLDAFIGRPGVMLVFPLYASMRAIESPNNVDDQQWLTYWVLYSFITLFELSFYQILAWLPFWPYLKLLFCMWLVLPIFNGAAYIYQNFVRKYVKIGNQVSSSYSESQKKILLMMSLDARKSVERYIEKYGPDAFDRVIKAAEKEAKRQREMRP, encoded by the exons ATGGGTATCATTGGAGTTGTCGCCAGACGCTTGGACGCATTCATCGG CAGGCCTGGAGTGATGCTTGTTTTTCCACT GTATGCATCCATGAGAGCGATTGAAAGCCCTAACAACGTAGATGATCAGCAGTGGCTGACCTACTGGGTCTTATACTCCTTCATAACGCTATTCGAGCTATCATTTTATCAAATTCTAGCTTG GCTACCCTTCTGGCCGTACTTGAAGCTTTTGTTCTGCATGTGGCTGGTGTTGCCAATCTTCAATGGAGCTGCATATATTTACCAGAATTTCGTGAGGAAGTATGTGAAGATTGGAAATCAGGTGAGCTCAAGTTATTCGGAAAGCCAAAAGAAGATCCTTCTTATGATGAGCCTCGATGCAAGAAAATCCGTCGAGCGGTACATTGAAAAATATGGACCCGATGCTTTTGATCGAGTCATCAAAGCg GCCGAGAAGGAAGCGAAGAGGCAGAGGGAGATGAGACCTTAG